Sequence from the Deltaproteobacteria bacterium genome:
TTGGTACAGATCGCGCAAGTGTTCCTGCAAGTCGGTGCGGGATTCCCCTTGGGTCATGTAGTCGGGGAACTCCTCCAGAAATCCCAGCCAGAACTCCCCGTCCCGCCAGTATACGTAGCGGAGGGTGCGTGCCCTCGCCGGCTGCGATGGCGTGCCGCGCAGCCGACCCTTGCTCGCGCCGCTGCGCGGCTCGTGTGTGCCGCGGGTCTTCATGGCCACACCATACGAATGGGCAACGGGAAGGTCAACGGGGCGACTCGCCTGGACCATGTCGTTATAGAAACCCGCCTCCCCAGTCCCCAGCCTCCAGCCTCTTCAAATGCAGCAAAGTTCCGATTTC
This genomic interval carries:
- a CDS encoding type II toxin-antitoxin system HicB family antitoxin, with the protein product MRGTPSQPARARTLRYVYWRDGEFWLGFLEEFPDYMTQGESRTDLQEHLRDLYQELTSGHIPAVRRVSELQVA